One part of the Bacillus sp. FJAT-45350 genome encodes these proteins:
- the panC gene encoding pantoate--beta-alanine ligase: protein MKIVSEIGLLQELIGSFKKEGKTVGFVPTMGYLHEGHLSLVDRATKENDIVVMSIFVNPLQFGPNEDFDKYPRDFDRDKQLAENANVDILFFPQVADMYPSESAMKIAVTQGVDVLCGKSRPGHFDGVATVVLKLFNIVTPERAYFGMKDAQQVAVIEMLVRDFNLAVEVVPCDTLREEDGLAKSSRNVNLTTTERKEAPVIYKSLLQAKDMIRQGESNTETVVQSIITSIVDVTSGELDYVQVLTYPELQQITQLKGRIIIAVALKYSSARLIDNLTFDV from the coding sequence ATGAAAATTGTGTCCGAAATTGGATTGTTACAAGAACTAATCGGTTCTTTTAAAAAAGAGGGAAAAACCGTTGGGTTTGTGCCGACTATGGGTTATTTACACGAAGGTCATTTGAGCCTTGTAGATCGTGCGACGAAAGAAAATGATATCGTTGTCATGAGTATATTTGTTAATCCTCTACAATTTGGTCCTAATGAAGACTTCGATAAATATCCTCGGGATTTTGATAGAGATAAACAACTGGCTGAAAATGCAAACGTAGATATTTTATTTTTCCCGCAAGTAGCTGATATGTATCCTTCCGAATCTGCAATGAAAATTGCTGTTACACAAGGAGTAGATGTACTATGCGGGAAGAGCAGACCAGGTCATTTTGATGGTGTAGCAACTGTTGTATTAAAATTATTTAATATTGTTACTCCTGAGCGTGCTTATTTTGGTATGAAGGATGCTCAACAGGTTGCCGTAATTGAAATGCTTGTTCGCGATTTTAATTTAGCAGTAGAGGTCGTTCCTTGTGATACATTAAGAGAAGAGGACGGTTTAGCAAAAAGCTCTAGAAATGTAAATTTAACAACTACGGAGCGCAAAGAAGCTCCAGTTATTTATAAAAGCCTTTTACAGGCTAAGGATATGATTCGACAGGGTGAATCTAACACAGAGACAGTTGTTCAAAGTATAATAACATCTATTGTTGACGTAACAAGTGGAGAATTAGACTATGTACAAGTGTTAACATACCCAGAACTACAACAAATTACACAGCTTAAAGGCAGAATTATTATTGCCGTAGCACTCAAATACTCAAGCGCCAGGCTGATTGACAATTTGACATTTGACGTATAG
- a CDS encoding tetratricopeptide repeat protein, which translates to MEQWRKQWETVYQSLKQTHKYISDEEKQKQLKTLHTATEFALDTWAEMEEKVNLLEEEIDDVDESVTTYTSKGTSYFKLNMFDHAIVEFQKEKNKFWKHQELLQLYIGFSQLYTNKFDQAKETFLYLLHLRPSMIEKHFAYVGLGCLHSQHQQFDEALTFYEKALSLTMNSDVVYNIGMCHYNLDEPHLAIPYFKKSIKLIGEDGESYYYLGRCYSMLEQPTKAFEAWMSALQIAETKEFLLALAYEFEWLGYYLAALHCYKRLVTLGYTDHTVNHGLAWNYGLLDERSKSKELFTALIERNPTDVNIFISYLWLLKTWGEHQQIQAVLMGSSKSILNHPLIERVHKIH; encoded by the coding sequence ATGGAACAATGGAGGAAGCAATGGGAAACTGTTTACCAGTCATTAAAACAGACCCATAAATATATAAGTGATGAAGAGAAACAGAAGCAGTTAAAAACGCTTCATACAGCCACTGAATTTGCACTAGATACATGGGCAGAGATGGAAGAGAAAGTGAATTTACTTGAAGAGGAAATAGATGATGTTGATGAAAGTGTAACAACGTATACATCGAAAGGAACATCTTATTTCAAACTGAATATGTTTGATCATGCAATTGTTGAATTCCAGAAAGAGAAAAACAAATTTTGGAAACATCAAGAATTATTACAATTATATATTGGGTTTTCTCAATTATATACGAATAAATTTGATCAAGCTAAAGAAACATTTCTATACTTACTACACTTACGCCCATCTATGATTGAAAAGCATTTTGCATATGTTGGTCTTGGCTGTTTACATTCTCAGCATCAACAATTTGATGAGGCGTTAACATTTTATGAGAAAGCACTGTCACTTACAATGAATTCTGATGTTGTGTATAATATAGGAATGTGCCACTATAATTTAGACGAACCTCATTTAGCTATTCCGTATTTTAAGAAATCGATTAAGCTAATAGGAGAAGATGGGGAATCTTATTATTATTTAGGGCGTTGTTATTCGATGTTGGAGCAACCAACAAAAGCGTTTGAAGCTTGGATGTCTGCATTACAAATAGCAGAAACAAAAGAATTCCTACTAGCTCTTGCATATGAATTTGAATGGCTGGGCTATTATCTTGCAGCCTTGCATTGTTATAAGCGCTTAGTTACTTTAGGGTATACAGATCATACCGTAAATCATGGATTAGCATGGAATTATGGATTATTAGATGAACGTTCAAAGTCTAAAGAATTATTTACTGCATTAATAGAAAGGAATCCGACCGATGTAAACATCTTCATTTCTTATTTATGGTTACTAAAGACATGGGGTGAACATCAACAAATACAAGCTGTATTAATGGGAAGTAGTAAATCAATATTGAATCATCCATTGATTGAGCGAGTTCACAAAATTCATTAA
- the asnS gene encoding asparagine--tRNA ligase: protein MKTTIGNVGQFVGQEVIIGAWLANKRSSGKIAFLQLRDGTGFIQGVVVKSDVGEEIFQQAKNLTQESSLYVTGVVQKDERSPSGYELTVTKVDVIHEAVDYPITPKEHGTEFLMDHRHLWLRSKRQHANMKIRNEIIRATYEFFNKEGFVKVDPPILTGSAPEGTSELFATKYFDEDAYLSQSGQLYMEAAAMALGKVFSFGPTFRAEKSKTRRHLIEFWMIEPEMAFVEFEDNLEVQEQYVSYIVQSVLKNCELELKTLGRDTSVLEKITAPFPRISYDDALKFLHEKGFDDIKWGDDFGAPHETAIAESYDKPVFITHYPTSLKPFYMQPDQNNPDVVLCADLIAPEGYGEIIGGSERIHNLDLLEQRLKEHKLDEEAYKWYVELRKYGSVPHSGFGLGLERTVAWISGAEHVRETIPFPRLLNRLYP, encoded by the coding sequence GTGAAAACGACAATCGGGAATGTTGGACAATTTGTCGGACAAGAGGTCATTATCGGAGCGTGGCTTGCAAATAAGCGCTCAAGTGGAAAGATTGCTTTTCTGCAATTACGAGATGGGACTGGCTTTATTCAAGGAGTTGTAGTGAAAAGTGATGTTGGAGAAGAAATATTTCAACAAGCAAAAAATCTAACTCAAGAGAGTTCATTATATGTAACAGGTGTTGTACAGAAAGATGAACGTTCACCTTCTGGATACGAATTAACAGTGACGAAGGTGGATGTTATTCATGAAGCTGTTGATTATCCAATTACACCAAAGGAACATGGTACTGAATTTCTAATGGATCATCGTCACCTATGGTTGCGCTCAAAGAGACAGCATGCAAATATGAAAATCCGTAATGAAATTATTCGAGCTACTTATGAATTTTTCAACAAAGAAGGATTTGTTAAGGTTGACCCACCTATTTTAACAGGTAGTGCACCTGAAGGTACGTCTGAGCTATTTGCTACGAAATACTTTGATGAAGATGCATACCTTTCACAATCAGGACAGCTATACATGGAAGCAGCGGCAATGGCTCTTGGAAAAGTATTTTCATTTGGACCTACATTCCGTGCTGAAAAATCAAAAACAAGACGCCATTTAATTGAGTTTTGGATGATTGAACCTGAGATGGCATTTGTTGAATTTGAAGACAATCTAGAAGTACAAGAGCAATATGTATCGTATATTGTTCAATCAGTTTTAAAGAATTGTGAGCTAGAATTAAAAACATTAGGAAGAGATACGTCTGTGTTAGAAAAAATAACTGCACCGTTCCCAAGAATTAGCTATGACGATGCACTAAAGTTCCTTCATGAAAAAGGCTTTGATGATATCAAATGGGGTGACGACTTCGGTGCACCACATGAAACGGCGATTGCAGAAAGTTATGATAAGCCTGTGTTTATCACACATTATCCAACTTCACTAAAGCCATTCTACATGCAGCCTGACCAGAACAATCCGGATGTTGTTCTGTGTGCAGATTTAATTGCTCCTGAAGGGTATGGCGAAATCATCGGTGGGTCGGAACGTATTCATAATTTAGATTTGCTAGAGCAAAGATTAAAAGAGCATAAATTAGATGAAGAAGCTTATAAATGGTATGTGGAGCTTCGTAAATATGGTTCAGTACCACACTCAGGTTTTGGTTTAGGTCTTGAACGAACAGTTGCTTGGATTTCAGGTGCTGAGCACGTAAGGGAAACAATTCCTTTCCCACGTTTACTTAACCGTCTTTATCCATAA
- the panD gene encoding aspartate 1-decarboxylase: MFRTLMKSKIHRARVTEADLNYVGSITIDEDILDAVDIIENEKVQIVNNNNGARFETYVIAGPRGSKVFCLNGAAARLVQKDDVIIVISYAMIAEEKRSQHEPKVAIMDQNNQIVEMLGTEPASTVL, encoded by the coding sequence ATGTTTCGTACACTAATGAAGTCAAAAATTCACCGCGCAAGAGTTACTGAAGCGGATTTAAATTATGTTGGAAGTATTACAATTGATGAAGATATATTAGATGCTGTCGATATTATAGAAAATGAAAAAGTTCAAATTGTAAATAATAATAATGGTGCTCGTTTTGAAACGTATGTAATTGCAGGCCCTCGTGGTAGCAAGGTTTTTTGTTTGAACGGAGCAGCAGCTCGCTTAGTTCAAAAGGATGATGTAATTATTGTCATTTCATATGCAATGATTGCTGAAGAAAAGCGCTCACAGCATGAGCCAAAGGTCGCGATAATGGATCAGAACAATCAAATCGTTGAAATGTTAGGTACGGAGCCAGCTTCTACCGTATTATAA
- a CDS encoding YpmA family protein, which translates to MKQKMDVLSTVKIEKSKDRYKIVDALNRTLKRSDVMFGLALDKSDTSKMVFTIYRT; encoded by the coding sequence ATGAAACAGAAAATGGATGTACTATCGACAGTGAAAATTGAAAAGTCAAAAGACAGATACAAAATTGTTGATGCTCTTAACCGTACACTTAAACGAAGTGATGTAATGTTTGGATTGGCATTAGATAAAAGTGATACGTCGAAAATGGTGTTCACCATTTATCGTACATAG
- a CDS encoding pyridoxal phosphate-dependent aminotransferase, which yields MKLASRVSTLTPSSTLAITAKAKALREEGHDVIGLGAGEPDFNTPQYIIDAAIKSMEEGHTKYTPAGGLPKLKEAVIEKFKQDQGITYSQSEIIVCSGAKHALYTLFQAILDEGDEVIIPTPYWVSYPEQVKLAGGNPVYIEGKESNEFKVTKEQLEQAVTGKTKAFILNSPSNPTGSMYSKEEMEELAKVCLEKDILIVSDEIYEKLVYDGAKHVSVAQLSDEVKEQTIIINGVSKSHSMTGWRIGYAAGNVEVIKAMTNLASHSTSNPTANAQYGTIAAYTEDDGSVETMRVSFEERLNKVYEQLIKIPGFSCVKPKGAFYLFPNAIEAAKMCGYDNVDDWVSALLEEEKVALVPGSGFGAPENVRLSYATSLDNFEQALDRIKRFIEKKSK from the coding sequence ATGAAATTAGCTAGTAGAGTGTCAACATTAACACCTTCATCAACGTTAGCGATTACTGCAAAAGCAAAAGCCCTACGTGAAGAAGGACATGATGTTATTGGGTTAGGAGCTGGTGAACCGGATTTTAATACACCACAATACATAATTGATGCAGCAATTAAGTCAATGGAGGAAGGACATACTAAATATACACCAGCAGGCGGTCTTCCAAAGTTAAAAGAGGCTGTTATCGAGAAATTTAAGCAAGACCAAGGAATTACATATAGTCAGAGTGAAATCATTGTTTGTTCTGGTGCGAAGCATGCACTTTATACGCTATTCCAAGCGATTCTAGATGAAGGTGATGAAGTTATCATCCCAACACCTTATTGGGTAAGCTATCCTGAGCAAGTTAAGCTTGCTGGTGGTAATCCAGTTTATATCGAAGGGAAAGAAAGCAATGAATTTAAAGTAACAAAAGAACAGCTAGAGCAAGCTGTTACTGGAAAAACAAAAGCATTTATTTTAAATTCACCAAGTAACCCAACAGGTTCTATGTATTCTAAAGAAGAAATGGAAGAGCTTGCGAAGGTTTGTTTAGAAAAAGACATTCTTATCGTTTCTGACGAGATTTATGAGAAATTAGTTTATGATGGAGCTAAACATGTTTCGGTTGCTCAATTGTCAGATGAAGTAAAAGAACAAACGATTATAATTAACGGTGTTTCTAAATCACATTCAATGACAGGCTGGCGTATTGGGTATGCAGCAGGTAATGTTGAAGTAATCAAAGCGATGACAAACCTTGCAAGTCATAGTACATCAAATCCAACAGCTAATGCTCAATATGGAACGATTGCGGCGTACACAGAGGATGATGGCTCTGTTGAAACAATGCGTGTATCATTTGAAGAGCGTTTAAACAAAGTGTATGAGCAACTTATTAAAATTCCTGGTTTCTCTTGCGTTAAGCCTAAAGGTGCATTTTACCTGTTCCCGAATGCAATTGAAGCTGCAAAAATGTGCGGTTATGACAATGTTGATGATTGGGTATCAGCATTATTAGAAGAAGAGAAAGTAGCTCTTGTCCCAGGTTCGGGGTTTGGTGCACCAGAGAATGTACGTCTTTCATACGCTACATCACTAGATAATTTCGAACAGGCTCTAGATAGAATTAAACGTTTTATTGAAAAGAAAAGCAAATAA
- a CDS encoding amidohydrolase, protein MSVIYYNGVIVTMNSNLDVYNGFLHIEGDKIKQIGEGLPDTIDKDTTLVDLNGKWVLPGLINTHGHTGMSLLRGYSDDLPLESWLKEKMWPMEAKLDKESVKAASSLAILEMMKTGTTTFLDMYHIFLDEIANLVDESGLRAVITRGMIGLCSEVEQLAKLDEAVSFATNWRGQADGRIQTMLSPHAPYTCPPSFIEMIVEKAKENELPIHIHLSETKKEVEDHIAQYGIRPVEHLLSLGVFSMPTLIAHGVHVNDEEIDILASNNVAVSHNPMSNLKLGSGIAPIPKMIKQGVLVALGTDSVASNNNLDVFQELRMAALIHKGNTYNSTVITATEALQFATVNGAKALQNNNIGSLTEGNEADFITIDPSKHPHLQPKEHIISHIVYSASGADVCDVYVKGKQLMKDRNCLTVDEERIIFEANKQYNRIQA, encoded by the coding sequence TTGTCAGTTATATACTATAATGGCGTTATCGTTACAATGAACAGTAATCTTGATGTTTATAATGGTTTTCTTCATATTGAAGGAGATAAGATTAAACAAATTGGTGAAGGTTTACCAGATACGATAGACAAAGATACGACTTTAGTTGATTTAAATGGGAAATGGGTACTGCCAGGACTTATAAATACGCATGGACATACTGGAATGAGTTTATTACGAGGCTACTCTGACGATTTACCATTAGAAAGTTGGCTTAAGGAAAAAATGTGGCCGATGGAAGCGAAGCTCGATAAGGAATCAGTGAAAGCAGCGAGCTCTCTTGCCATATTAGAAATGATGAAAACAGGGACAACGACGTTTCTTGATATGTATCATATCTTTTTAGATGAGATAGCAAATCTTGTAGATGAGTCAGGTCTACGTGCTGTAATCACTCGTGGTATGATAGGTTTATGTTCAGAAGTAGAGCAACTGGCGAAACTAGACGAGGCAGTTTCGTTTGCGACAAATTGGAGAGGTCAAGCAGACGGACGTATTCAAACTATGTTATCTCCTCATGCCCCTTATACATGTCCTCCTTCATTTATTGAAATGATTGTTGAGAAAGCAAAGGAGAACGAGCTTCCAATTCATATTCACTTGTCAGAAACTAAAAAAGAGGTTGAAGACCATATTGCTCAATATGGAATTCGTCCAGTTGAACACTTACTTTCTTTGGGGGTATTTTCTATGCCTACGCTCATTGCTCATGGGGTTCATGTTAATGATGAGGAAATTGATATTTTGGCTTCAAATAATGTAGCTGTTTCACATAATCCGATGAGTAATTTGAAATTAGGTTCAGGTATCGCACCAATACCAAAAATGATAAAACAGGGAGTACTTGTTGCTCTTGGTACTGATAGTGTTGCCTCAAATAATAATCTCGATGTATTCCAAGAACTACGAATGGCCGCATTAATACATAAAGGTAATACATATAATTCAACGGTAATTACTGCAACAGAGGCGCTACAGTTTGCAACAGTGAATGGTGCAAAGGCTCTTCAGAATAATAACATAGGTTCATTAACGGAAGGAAACGAAGCTGATTTTATTACAATTGACCCAAGTAAACACCCACATCTCCAACCGAAAGAACATATTATCTCACACATAGTGTATTCAGCTTCTGGTGCTGATGTATGTGATGTTTATGTGAAAGGGAAACAACTTATGAAAGATAGAAACTGTTTGACTGTTGATGAGGAAAGGATTATCTTTGAAGCAAATAAACAATATAATCGAATACAAGCGTAA
- a CDS encoding cell wall elongation regulator TseB-like domain-containing protein: MKKWFILGSLILLLAIIGLTSYFYIIVRAPLVESQEELVQFAHENTEISIVNDVKHYFGSDAYTVIFGMNEEEENIIVWIREDREKIVTKKVDDGWSKEQVIQFANEQLPLDKLVSIRLGVERELPVYEIAYIDNEDRYAYHYITFDNGTFVKRYSLRRQ; this comes from the coding sequence ATGAAAAAATGGTTTATTTTAGGTAGTTTAATCCTACTGCTCGCTATCATTGGGTTAACTAGTTATTTTTATATAATAGTTAGAGCACCCCTTGTAGAAAGTCAAGAGGAACTAGTTCAGTTTGCGCATGAGAACACAGAAATAAGTATAGTTAATGATGTTAAACATTATTTCGGCAGTGATGCTTATACAGTCATTTTTGGGATGAATGAGGAAGAGGAAAATATTATCGTTTGGATTCGTGAAGACAGGGAAAAGATAGTAACGAAAAAGGTAGATGATGGATGGTCTAAAGAACAAGTCATTCAGTTTGCTAATGAACAATTACCACTGGACAAGCTCGTATCAATTCGCTTAGGTGTGGAGCGTGAATTGCCTGTATATGAAATTGCGTACATCGATAACGAAGACCGTTACGCCTATCACTATATTACCTTTGATAATGGGACGTTTGTGAAGAGATACAGCCTGAGGAGGCAATGA
- the dinG gene encoding ATP-dependent DNA helicase DinG, which translates to MLKQRYVVVDIETTGHSVEKGDRIIQIGAVAIENGEIVERLSTFVNPEQPIPQFIQGLTGISEHMVINAPSFAEVVPELLSMLEGSVFVAHNVAFDLSFLQKQLELVNLSLFEGQFIDTVELARLLLPSQNGYKLNELATSLNITHERPHQADSDAEVTGEILLFFLEKLQSLPLLTLQQLEPLTSYLISDIEDIVISIIRDKLTKTETNDEIEHYRQLAFRKPFEVKREHVETTDDFETYQSQIFGEEGSLAKAFGSYERRDGQEEMSEMVAEALRERQHLLIEAGTGTGKSLAYLLPAAFFSKQEKQSVIISTKTIPLQQQLLERDIPLLKKVAPFNVTASLLKGRNHYLCLRKFEQSLADHTNDNYDTILSKGQILVWLTETTHGDVEELNLPSGGRNYWHQVKSDASTCLGRNCPWITKCFYQRARRNAEQSDLIITNHALVMTDLAQGHSILPKYSFAVIDEAHHFEESASDHLGLHSDYVSFSHLLNRIGKSSSGDSLNRVKDLFIKYSVQKNETMFHKIDEKLDEVRVELDELFRMIRSYVLNKRNISKTEVGRISYRFNSHEEEDPLWQAILECSYRTIMICKDFSLLVKSMLAEAELFKERSSIKEKGFLTSLSGMVDQVYEERDKLEQLLLEHDPESVYWVEVDSKGARNATYLYSKPVDVSEILADQFFSNKKSVVLTSATLTIKGSFSYLIDRLGLEDFGPMTKMIDSPFDYEKQAKLYIPQDVLNIKEVDDSVFIEDIVHKIKKVAVITNGRMLVLFTSFDMLKQAYYLLKSLLQEDEEFILIGQGINSSSRAKLMKTFKQHEKSILFGTSTFWEGIDLPGEDLSCLVIVRLPFSPPDQPLIEAKSEMLKEQGKNPFMALSLPQAILRFKQGFGRLIRTENDRGVVIVLDKRIITTRYGSSFIKSLPPLQVQEGTMNNLIEDIKDWL; encoded by the coding sequence ATGCTTAAACAAAGGTATGTTGTCGTTGACATTGAAACAACTGGTCACTCTGTAGAAAAAGGGGACCGTATCATTCAAATTGGAGCAGTTGCCATAGAAAATGGTGAGATTGTCGAACGACTATCCACATTTGTAAATCCAGAGCAACCTATACCACAGTTTATTCAAGGGTTAACTGGGATTTCAGAACATATGGTTATAAATGCACCATCATTTGCTGAGGTAGTACCAGAATTACTTTCGATGTTAGAAGGTTCAGTTTTTGTAGCGCATAATGTTGCGTTTGATTTATCATTTCTACAGAAACAACTAGAATTAGTTAATTTATCTTTATTTGAGGGCCAGTTTATCGACACTGTCGAGTTGGCTCGTCTTCTTTTGCCTTCGCAAAATGGATATAAGTTAAATGAATTAGCTACCTCTTTAAATATAACACACGAAAGACCTCATCAAGCAGATAGTGATGCAGAAGTTACTGGTGAAATATTATTATTCTTTCTAGAAAAGCTTCAATCATTACCTTTATTAACACTACAACAATTAGAGCCGCTAACCTCATATTTGATTAGTGATATTGAAGATATTGTTATAAGTATTATAAGGGATAAACTAACAAAAACAGAAACAAACGATGAAATTGAACATTATCGACAGCTTGCCTTTCGAAAGCCTTTTGAGGTTAAACGAGAACATGTTGAGACTACCGATGATTTTGAAACGTATCAATCACAAATATTTGGTGAAGAAGGTTCTTTAGCAAAAGCCTTCGGTTCGTACGAAAGACGTGATGGACAGGAAGAAATGAGTGAAATGGTCGCTGAAGCACTTCGTGAAAGGCAGCACCTATTAATTGAAGCTGGGACTGGGACAGGTAAATCATTGGCTTATTTATTGCCTGCGGCCTTTTTCTCAAAACAAGAGAAACAGTCTGTTATTATTAGTACAAAAACGATTCCTTTGCAACAGCAGTTACTTGAAAGAGATATTCCTTTATTAAAAAAAGTTGCTCCCTTTAACGTTACAGCTTCTCTGTTAAAGGGAAGAAATCATTATTTATGCTTACGTAAATTTGAGCAAAGCCTAGCTGACCATACAAATGATAATTACGATACAATTTTATCCAAAGGGCAAATTCTAGTTTGGTTAACTGAGACAACACATGGAGATGTTGAAGAGTTAAATTTACCATCCGGTGGTCGGAACTATTGGCATCAAGTGAAAAGTGATGCGAGTACGTGTCTAGGGCGAAACTGTCCGTGGATTACGAAATGCTTTTACCAGCGAGCAAGGAGAAATGCCGAGCAGTCTGACTTAATCATTACCAATCATGCATTAGTGATGACAGACCTGGCACAGGGTCATTCTATTTTACCGAAGTATTCTTTTGCAGTTATTGATGAGGCTCATCATTTTGAAGAATCGGCAAGTGACCATTTAGGTTTACATAGTGACTATGTTTCATTTTCTCATCTTCTGAACCGTATCGGTAAGTCCTCGAGTGGAGATAGTTTAAATAGAGTGAAAGACCTTTTTATTAAATACAGTGTTCAAAAGAATGAGACTATGTTTCATAAAATTGACGAAAAGTTGGATGAAGTAAGAGTTGAATTAGATGAGCTATTTCGAATGATACGCTCTTATGTATTAAATAAAAGAAACATATCGAAAACTGAAGTCGGAAGAATTAGCTATAGATTTAATTCTCATGAAGAAGAAGACCCACTCTGGCAGGCGATTCTTGAATGTTCATACCGAACAATTATGATTTGTAAGGACTTTTCCTTATTAGTAAAATCAATGCTTGCTGAAGCTGAGCTTTTTAAAGAGCGAAGTTCTATAAAAGAAAAAGGATTTTTGACAAGTCTTTCAGGAATGGTTGATCAAGTATACGAAGAACGTGATAAATTAGAACAACTATTATTAGAGCATGATCCGGAGTCTGTGTATTGGGTTGAGGTAGATTCCAAGGGCGCTAGAAATGCAACTTATTTATATAGTAAGCCGGTTGATGTTTCAGAAATTCTTGCAGATCAATTCTTTTCTAATAAAAAAAGTGTAGTCTTAACATCAGCTACATTGACAATCAAGGGGTCGTTTTCTTACTTAATCGATCGTCTTGGTTTAGAAGACTTTGGACCAATGACAAAGATGATTGATTCTCCATTCGATTATGAAAAACAAGCTAAGCTTTATATACCACAAGATGTATTGAATATTAAAGAAGTAGATGATTCAGTCTTTATTGAAGACATCGTCCATAAAATAAAAAAGGTTGCCGTAATAACGAATGGTAGAATGCTTGTCTTGTTTACATCATTTGATATGTTAAAACAAGCTTATTACCTGCTGAAATCATTACTTCAGGAGGATGAGGAATTTATTCTAATTGGACAGGGGATTAATAGTAGCTCTCGAGCGAAGTTAATGAAAACCTTTAAGCAACATGAAAAGTCTATTCTTTTTGGAACTAGTACATTCTGGGAAGGAATTGATTTACCTGGGGAAGATTTGAGTTGCTTAGTCATTGTAAGGCTACCATTTTCACCACCAGATCAACCTTTAATAGAAGCAAAATCAGAAATGCTTAAGGAACAGGGGAAAAACCCATTTATGGCTTTATCCTTACCACAGGCAATTTTACGATTTAAGCAAGGTTTTGGACGTCTAATTCGAACGGAAAATGACAGGGGTGTTGTTATTGTTTTGGATAAGCGAATCATAACAACACGGTATGGATCTTCGTTCATCAAATCACTTCCTCCATTGCAGGTTCAAGAAGGGACAATGAATAATCTTATTGAAGATATTAAAGACTGGCTTTAA
- a CDS encoding ComEC/Rec2 family competence protein, with protein MRMILSGFVCIFSMLIMFGCAYEPVAKNVGDVDKVEVDLNLTDEEVAFTYFDITNGEATLIQSGKGGAILIGTGEKSSEQELARRLDIYDVQEIDALVLVNNKQEYIGNVSWLLSNYSVNKIIVPKGLEEDLKSKFQVNGDIIEGWDVGVQRELLPNLVTEVYYAGEEGNSEQAFVISFTYGKQRTLYMGVANEAVERQLAEQYSLKSAILKVADFGSPFGTSQEFLKEVDPQIAILFHKMGVRPSETVLERLQETWIDIYQTSKNGSISIKCTSENYQILTVHTEEEEEIIAPISKKGWW; from the coding sequence ATGCGTATGATTCTATCGGGATTCGTATGCATTTTTTCTATGCTTATTATGTTCGGTTGTGCATACGAACCTGTAGCAAAAAATGTTGGTGACGTTGATAAGGTTGAAGTTGATTTAAATTTGACTGATGAGGAAGTTGCTTTTACATACTTTGATATTACAAATGGTGAGGCAACTTTGATTCAATCTGGTAAAGGTGGAGCAATTTTAATAGGAACAGGTGAGAAATCATCAGAGCAGGAGTTAGCAAGAAGGCTAGATATCTATGACGTTCAAGAGATAGACGCTCTTGTATTAGTAAATAATAAACAAGAGTATATCGGGAATGTTTCCTGGTTACTATCAAATTACTCAGTTAATAAAATAATTGTTCCTAAAGGGTTGGAGGAAGATTTAAAAAGCAAATTTCAGGTGAATGGAGACATTATTGAAGGATGGGATGTTGGGGTACAAAGAGAGCTACTTCCTAATTTAGTTACTGAGGTTTATTATGCGGGTGAAGAGGGTAATAGTGAACAAGCCTTTGTTATTTCCTTTACATATGGAAAACAACGGACACTTTATATGGGAGTGGCTAATGAAGCAGTTGAAAGGCAGTTAGCAGAGCAATACTCACTTAAATCGGCTATATTGAAAGTAGCTGACTTTGGTAGTCCTTTTGGAACATCACAAGAGTTTTTAAAAGAAGTAGACCCGCAAATTGCGATACTGTTTCATAAAATGGGTGTTCGGCCAAGTGAAACCGTTTTGGAACGTCTTCAAGAAACCTGGATAGATATTTACCAAACAAGTAAAAACGGATCAATTTCTATAAAGTGTACGTCTGAAAATTATCAAATTTTAACTGTTCATACAGAGGAAGAAGAGGAAATTATCGCACCAATATCTAAAAAGGGTTGGTGGTAA